In the genome of Candidatus Eisenbacteria bacterium, the window GGATTAAAACCGGATATGGTTACAGACCAAACCTCAGCGCATGACGCCCTCAATGGGTATGTTCCGGGCGGGATGAGCTATAAAGAAGCTCTTCAATTGAGGGAAAGTGATTCGAAGGGATATATTAAAGCCGCCATGGAGTCGATGAGGCGGCATTGTGAAGCCCTGGTGGGATTTCAGAATCTGGGCAGCGTTGTTTTCGATTATGGAAATAATCTGCGGGGCCAGGCCAAGGATGCCGGCTATGAGGAAGCCTTTAGTTATCCTGGTTTCGTCCCCGCTTTTATCCGGCCCCTCTTCTGCCGGGGTAAAGGGCCCTTCCGCTGGGCCGCCCTGTCCGGTGACCCGGCCGATATTCATCGGACCGATCGGGCCATCCTCGAGACATTCCCGCAGGATCCGATCTTGGCTCGCTGGATTCCAATGGCCGCTGAACAGGTCGCCTTTCAGGGGCTTCCTGCGCGCATCTGCTGGCTGGGTTATGGAGATAGAGCGCGGTTCGGCCTGGTCATCAACGATCTGGTCCGCCGCGGTGAAATCTCAGCCCCCATTGTCATAGGGCGGGATCATCTCGACGCCGGTTCGGTCGCCTCACCCTACAGGGAAACTGAAGGGATGAAGGACGGATCGGACGCGGTCGCTGACTGGCCTCTCCTTAATGCGCTGGTGAATACGGCCAGCGGGGCGACGTGGGTCTCCATCCATAACGGCGGCGGTGTCGGGATCGGTAAGGCGTTGCACGCGGGCATGGTCGTGGTCACCGACGGGACCGATCTGGCAGAGGCCAAATTGGAACGGGTTTTGACCACCGATCCGGGAACGGGTGTCATCCGGCATGCCGATGCCGGCTACGATGAAGCCGTTGATGAAGCCCGCAAGAACAACATTATCATTCCAATGTTAAAACAGCGGTGACGGCTTGATTATATTGCCTCGTTGGGGGATGCCGAGCGCTCTTGTCACCCGGACTCCGCATTGATCTCCGGCGCCCGCAGACGCCTCACAAGGCCCGGATACTCCTTCTCTGTCCCGAACTTCAACCGGGCGAAATACTCCTGCCTGAAGAAGCCGGTCGTGACGACATCATAGCCGCGGTCCCGGGACTGGCTGCAGAACTCTTCCATCAAGGCCGCGCCCAGACCGCGCCCGCGCCGGGAGTGGCCGATCACGATTTTCTCCATATGCACTGCTTTGGGTGAGAACTCCCGATAGAAAAGACCCCCAAGGACATGCTCTTTCTGATCGACGAGGAGGAGATAATCATGATCCGGCTGAAAGTGGACATGCAGACCCTCCTCCTGGAAGTGCTGATGTAATTGTACAATCTCTGAAGGCTGCGCCGGCGGCCGGATCCATACCTCGTTGCCCAGACTGTCCCGCCGGGCGATGATCAGCTCCAATTTGGGTCCGGTGCCGCGGTCCAATATCATCCAGGCCGCTTCCCGGCCGGGGGTTAGGCTTCCATAGGTCAGCCGAGCGAGAAAATAGACCTCATCCTCTCCCAAAGGCAGTTTCTGGTGGAGATTTGTAACCCAATCGAGCAGTCCATCGAATCCGATACGATGTTTCCTTGCCTTCTGAAGCAAAGCCTCCAATTCCAAAACCAGCTCTTTTCTCGCGTCGGCGAACACGGTCTCCAGAAAAACGCGGATCCGGGTTTCAGGATAATCCGTTTCCATTGAGGTCAGATGATATGTTTCATAAATCTCACTGAGAGTGCGTGCCTTCGCGACCCAGGAAACCTCGGGATTACGCTCAATCCAGCGATGGTAACGGGCGGCAGCCATCGTCAACCGCCGGGCGCGGAATCCTCCCGCGGCGACATTCTGAAGATAGGTTTCCAAATCTGCCTTCCAGGTGACACCCTCAAAGCGCGCCTCCAATTCCAGGACTCCGGCGAGCAGGGGGATACCCTCGGTGGGGCCGACGGCTTCCACAAAAGCCGAGAAGAGGATGTCCCAGGTCACGATGCCTTTTAAGGAGGGGCGGTCATTTTCTATATATTGTACAAATCGTTCCCAGAGAACTTCGAAAAGCCGGCGGAGGCTGCCGGCTGTCTCCAGCGGTCCGAGCGACAACAGGCGCGTGCCCTCCTGATAGTCATGAAGCGGTGCACCGACACGCCGGGGGGATGGATCGGAGAGCATCGAATGACGCCCGGTGCGATCCCAAAATTCAATGAACGCGGTAAGGGCGCTCCAGGCCAGATGAGTCCAGGCGCCGGCGCGGCCGCGGGGATCGCGGCGGATGACCTGTTGCTCCAATTGATCCAGAAGAACATCAACCGGCAGGAAGGGTGAGGTCATGGATGTCCATACACCATATTGTTTCCAATACCCGCCGACGTGCGGTGTCAAGGGACCGCGGGGACCCGAGATCTCAAGCAGCAGATACCACCAGATATCCTCCAGTATTTTCTCGGGCGGACGGTCCATTTCAGGACGCAGTAGAAATTCGCAAGTGGCCCCACCAGGTAAATTAACAATAACTCTGAGGATTTGTTGATCGCGGCTCCACTTCTCAGGTTCTACAAATATAGAGGCTTCATCCAGGCGGCGGGCCGACAAGGAACCGCCGCTGAGAACCTCCACGGCGTCGGCGACACAGGCGGTTTTTGTCAGGAGCCGCCGGGTGCGGTTTCGAATCTCAGGCCGGAGCGAAGCGCTGAATTGTATATGTTCCACGCGGACCAGGGGCATCTCCGCCTCGAGTTCCCTGCGATAATTCTCACGGAGTTCAAAGAGCAGCACCCGGGCCCTCAACCGCATCGGCTCCGGTCCGAGAAAATACCAGCTGGCCAATGCTTCCCGAATATAGGGATAACACTGAGGCCGGCGCGGTCCCATAAAGCGGAAGAATTCCAGCAACCATTGTCCCCGCGTCGGGTTTTTGGGGTGGTCTCTCACCTCCTGGCAGGCCATATGGCTGAGACGCCGCAGCTGCGCCGGCGAGAGCGAAGCCTGGGTTATCCGAGCAAAAATCTCTTCGTCGATTGATTCAGGATGACGATCGGCGTAGGAGGCGAGGGTCTGCTCAAGCTCCTTCTCGGATTCCCGCGGGAGGAGATGGATCAAAGCCTCGGTGGCGACGGGAAGGCGTGCATCCGTCAGTAGCCGCCGCAAAAGGCTCCGGGAAAGCTGCGAACGATCAGGTGAGGGAGAGTCGAGCAGCGAGGCGATCCACTGAACCGCCGCAACCGCGGTTTGCTCCTCCGACCATTGAGCCGCCGTCAAGGCCCGGTGCAGGCATTCCAAACCAAGACATTGTTGAGCGTCTGTTGGAGACCAAATATTAATGACATCGGACCATGAGCCGGGTGATGCGGCTTCCACAACAAAGGGCTCGCGAACCGTCCGCCGGCGGCGCGGGAGACGCAGCAGGGTCCCATAGAGGAAATCGACCAATTCAACATTTCCCAGCCAAAGGACCGGAATCCGGAGAAAATCCTCCAGATCAAGGTGATGAAAACGTCCTGACCCGGCTTGATAGACCAATGATCCA includes:
- the hutU gene encoding urocanate hydratase, coding for MITQNSGRPRKVKAPHGTERTCKGWGAEAAMRMLMNNLDPEVAEKPDELVVYGGRGKAARSWECFDAIVKSLQELEDDETLLVQSGKPVGVFKTHPWAPRVLIANSNLVGDWSTWDVFRELEKQGLMMYGQMTAGSWIYIGTQGILQGTFETLAEAARQHFDGTLQGSWVLTAGLGGMGGAQPLAVTMNGGVALVIEIDEARIERRIQTRYLDRWTKNLDEALTLVEEAVRNRTALSIGLLGNASDIKPEILRRGLKPDMVTDQTSAHDALNGYVPGGMSYKEALQLRESDSKGYIKAAMESMRRHCEALVGFQNLGSVVFDYGNNLRGQAKDAGYEEAFSYPGFVPAFIRPLFCRGKGPFRWAALSGDPADIHRTDRAILETFPQDPILARWIPMAAEQVAFQGLPARICWLGYGDRARFGLVINDLVRRGEISAPIVIGRDHLDAGSVASPYRETEGMKDGSDAVADWPLLNALVNTASGATWVSIHNGGGVGIGKALHAGMVVVTDGTDLAEAKLERVLTTDPGTGVIRHADAGYDEAVDEARKNNIIIPMLKQR
- a CDS encoding GNAT family N-acetyltransferase; amino-acid sequence: MVPRREESPERFAENLRGRLAAAHQKPERGCFADLSLMLKDLLVWGRRAPSIFDNLSPTLLGAAESAGVASNEELDFHRALLTLIHLSPLRKDIARHAAVDRWMNWSLEAINAARWTTGALFRTHASIEPNKTLFLEPGERFVKEVSWRDAEEKIELIARGLNAFLRESDGRWKEETRPVQVAILSENRLEGALFDLACLTTGIPNVVIPPRMIPEHLEQVLQETRPSLLIVSTLQQLEKIHPWAERCPSLKGVVVLDCEGSDIFHPDDLLEMGQDLPMETVLEWESRVVPADIATYMYTSGTTGRPKGLIFTHRNLVSKRIARALALPELGSDDRFLCFLPLAHTFGRWFEMLGSIFWRATYVFLLDPSRDGMLRALNRYHPTSFISVPQKWIQLYEMVTSRTAKDGPQHLVQQLVSEITGGRLKWGLSAAGYLDPAIFHFFQDMGIDLVSGFGMTEATGGITMTPPGNYAAGSVGPPLPGIELKIAEDGELLLRGPYVARIYDSENPDTNNPEVDWFATGDLAAIDSRGYYSIVGRKKDLFKNVKGETIAPQRAENLLQSFPEVEQAVLVGDGRPFNVVLIHTRGDAPPGDPDVRERISNIVASVNRFLASYERIVDFALLPRPLDIDRGELTAKGTPRRETVEEHFSHLLHELYRSAGWHGLVNEVEVRVPEWIFRHIGRTIGDLEAIPSGLAWHGEKKTLTLKWLDPIGGIIQVGSLVYQAGSGRFHHLDLEDFLRIPVLWLGNVELVDFLYGTLLRLPRRRRTVREPFVVEAASPGSWSDVINIWSPTDAQQCLGLECLHRALTAAQWSEEQTAVAAVQWIASLLDSPSPDRSQLSRSLLRRLLTDARLPVATEALIHLLPRESEKELEQTLASYADRHPESIDEEIFARITQASLSPAQLRRLSHMACQEVRDHPKNPTRGQWLLEFFRFMGPRRPQCYPYIREALASWYFLGPEPMRLRARVLLFELRENYRRELEAEMPLVRVEHIQFSASLRPEIRNRTRRLLTKTACVADAVEVLSGGSLSARRLDEASIFVEPEKWSRDQQILRVIVNLPGGATCEFLLRPEMDRPPEKILEDIWWYLLLEISGPRGPLTPHVGGYWKQYGVWTSMTSPFLPVDVLLDQLEQQVIRRDPRGRAGAWTHLAWSALTAFIEFWDRTGRHSMLSDPSPRRVGAPLHDYQEGTRLLSLGPLETAGSLRRLFEVLWERFVQYIENDRPSLKGIVTWDILFSAFVEAVGPTEGIPLLAGVLELEARFEGVTWKADLETYLQNVAAGGFRARRLTMAAARYHRWIERNPEVSWVAKARTLSEIYETYHLTSMETDYPETRIRVFLETVFADARKELVLELEALLQKARKHRIGFDGLLDWVTNLHQKLPLGEDEVYFLARLTYGSLTPGREAAWMILDRGTGPKLELIIARRDSLGNEVWIRPPAQPSEIVQLHQHFQEEGLHVHFQPDHDYLLLVDQKEHVLGGLFYREFSPKAVHMEKIVIGHSRRGRGLGAALMEEFCSQSRDRGYDVVTTGFFRQEYFARLKFGTEKEYPGLVRRLRAPEINAESG